The Propionibacterium freudenreichii subsp. freudenreichii genome contains a region encoding:
- a CDS encoding TIM barrel protein: MTASPFTLAACAEMVYLDLPFVERVERIAARGLQVEMWNWNAPDKDLTALAATGADIGSMTGYLTGDLVTDTGRHDFLESARASIEVAHTLGVGRLNFHGTGLGDQGLPVTPVEHVTGAMWARATLTLQELARLGADASVVFTMENLNLPVDHPGTPFSHPDDTRALVSAIDSPALRMNLDLYHAQIGDGQLIETCRQCLPWIGEIQVADVPGRCEPGTGEINYPRIAVALQQMGYTGVVAMEAWASGDPDRALDAFIDAFTPAG; this comes from the coding sequence ATGACCGCGAGCCCGTTCACGTTGGCGGCGTGTGCTGAGATGGTCTATCTCGACCTGCCGTTCGTCGAGCGGGTCGAGCGCATCGCCGCGCGCGGCCTGCAAGTGGAGATGTGGAACTGGAACGCCCCCGACAAGGACCTGACCGCGCTGGCGGCCACCGGCGCCGACATCGGGTCCATGACCGGCTACCTCACCGGTGACCTGGTGACCGACACCGGACGCCATGACTTCCTCGAATCGGCCAGGGCGTCCATCGAGGTCGCCCACACCCTGGGAGTGGGCCGCCTGAACTTCCACGGCACCGGCCTGGGCGACCAGGGCCTGCCCGTCACACCCGTCGAGCACGTCACCGGCGCCATGTGGGCCCGGGCCACCCTGACCCTGCAGGAACTCGCCCGACTGGGCGCCGACGCCTCGGTGGTGTTCACCATGGAGAACCTCAACCTGCCCGTCGACCATCCCGGCACCCCCTTCAGCCATCCCGACGACACCCGCGCGCTGGTGTCGGCCATCGATTCGCCGGCCCTGAGGATGAACCTCGACCTCTACCACGCCCAGATCGGTGACGGGCAACTCATCGAGACCTGCCGGCAGTGCCTGCCCTGGATCGGCGAGATCCAGGTGGCCGACGTGCCCGGACGCTGCGAACCGGGGACCGGGGAGATCAACTACCCAAGGATCGCGGTCGCCCTGCAACAGATGGGCTACACCGGCGTGGTCGCCATGGAGGCCTGGGCCTCCGGTGATCCCGACCGGGCACTGGACGCGTTCATCGACGCCTTCACACCCGCCGGCTGA
- a CDS encoding LacI family DNA-binding transcriptional regulator codes for MSGSSMGRRPTMRDVARAAGVSQSLVSIVFRGAPGAGAQTRDRVLAAARELGYVRDESARSLRASQSTSIGVCFQTRQPFHHVLLDGMYAHTAGTSHPLVLSAVSDARDEATAIRGLLAYRCGALVLLGPRGDEQSLSALAGDTPVVVVGRRVDDRSIDWVTSDDGLGMDQAVTHLRTLGHRRVLYLSCSRAAGGPDRLQAFHDAAAANGISRSVTVAEGEMTEQRGARAAERLLAGSIVPTAVIAFNDRVALGLMEVLIRRGVAVPKDLSVVGFDDSEIAQRDPVLMTSVHQDAESLARIAVERASQRIHPSSPPTDPHGTLVPTHLVVRSTSGEAPRR; via the coding sequence ATGAGCGGCTCATCAATGGGGCGTCGACCCACGATGCGCGATGTGGCCAGGGCGGCCGGCGTCTCGCAGTCGCTGGTGTCCATCGTCTTCCGGGGCGCTCCCGGTGCCGGCGCCCAGACCCGCGACCGCGTGCTCGCAGCCGCCCGCGAGCTCGGCTATGTGCGCGACGAGAGTGCGCGCTCGCTGCGCGCCAGCCAATCCACCAGCATCGGGGTGTGCTTCCAGACGCGCCAGCCCTTCCACCACGTGCTGTTGGACGGGATGTACGCCCATACGGCCGGCACGAGCCATCCCCTGGTGTTGTCGGCCGTCTCCGATGCCCGTGACGAGGCGACCGCCATCAGGGGCCTGTTGGCCTACCGTTGCGGGGCGCTGGTGTTGCTGGGGCCGCGCGGCGACGAGCAGTCCCTGTCGGCGTTGGCGGGGGATACGCCGGTGGTAGTGGTGGGCCGGCGCGTGGACGACCGCAGTATCGACTGGGTCACCTCCGATGATGGGCTGGGCATGGACCAGGCCGTCACCCACCTGCGCACGCTGGGCCATCGGCGCGTGCTCTACCTGTCGTGCTCCCGGGCGGCGGGCGGACCGGACCGCCTGCAGGCCTTCCATGATGCGGCGGCTGCCAATGGCATCAGTCGGTCGGTCACCGTGGCCGAGGGTGAGATGACCGAGCAGCGCGGGGCGCGGGCGGCGGAGCGGCTGCTGGCGGGGTCGATAGTGCCGACGGCCGTGATCGCCTTCAACGATCGGGTGGCGCTCGGCCTCATGGAGGTGCTGATCCGTCGCGGCGTCGCCGTGCCGAAGGATCTCTCGGTGGTCGGCTTCGACGACTCCGAGATCGCCCAGCGCGATCCGGTGTTGATGACCTCCGTGCACCAGGACGCCGAGAGCTTGGCCCGGATAGCCGTCGAGCGGGCCAGCCAGCGCATCCATCCGAGCAGCCCGCCCACTGATCCGCACGGCACCCTGGTGCCCACCCACCTGGTGGTGCGTTCAACCAGCGGCGAGGCGCCGCGCCGCTGA
- a CDS encoding isochorismatase family protein encodes MTDKALLVVDVQNDFVEGGALGCEGGKAAAAAITQLIAGLDPATELVAASRDDHTPGSDNGGHISEHPDFVDSWPPHCIDGTPGQAYAEPFATAHRDIEVQKGQGVPAYSAFEGHTADGRSLDQALRDAGVTQLDVCGIATDYCVRASALDAVRLGYQVRLLGALCAAVNPESGARAVDEMRDAGVTIVA; translated from the coding sequence ATGACTGACAAGGCTTTGCTCGTGGTGGACGTGCAGAACGACTTTGTCGAGGGCGGGGCCCTTGGCTGTGAGGGTGGGAAGGCGGCTGCGGCCGCCATCACGCAGCTGATCGCCGGGCTCGATCCGGCCACCGAACTGGTCGCGGCCTCGCGCGATGATCACACTCCCGGCAGCGACAATGGCGGGCACATCAGCGAGCATCCCGATTTCGTGGACAGCTGGCCCCCGCACTGCATCGACGGCACGCCCGGTCAGGCCTACGCGGAGCCCTTTGCCACGGCGCATCGCGATATCGAGGTGCAGAAGGGTCAGGGGGTGCCGGCCTATTCGGCGTTCGAGGGGCACACGGCCGATGGTCGCAGCCTTGACCAGGCGCTGAGGGACGCTGGCGTGACGCAGCTCGACGTGTGCGGCATCGCCACGGACTACTGCGTGCGGGCGTCGGCACTCGATGCGGTGCGCCTTGGTTACCAGGTGCGGTTGCTGGGCGCCCTGTGCGCCGCAGTGAACCCCGAGTCGGGCGCCAGGGCCGTCGACGAGATGCGGGACGCGGGCGTCACCATCGTTGCGTGA
- a CDS encoding transporter substrate-binding domain-containing protein, with translation MTHVSVTRPRRIGALALAAAAAVALSACGASGMLAQSPPTDADVATGTGPSAGRPAATRSASASVKADPALAALVPQEIRDSGELVVDSNPTLPPMSFKADDGTVAGVDADLAKAIAGRLGLRPQVQPYSLDGSSWHVIGRSLGDADISVSNSVITASSRWNWKNVQYMKTGLRWIVRAGNPTGFNADRLCGHALQYEANYDEGGNRPSIAAAHVAQRVKECAKLGLPEAHANGVHNVDEEATAVTDGSVEAAVMESPAAEYVVARSNGALELAGTSGRQPSMEFS, from the coding sequence ATGACCCATGTATCCGTGACCCGTCCACGCCGCATCGGCGCCCTTGCCCTGGCCGCGGCGGCGGCCGTCGCCCTGTCCGCGTGTGGTGCCAGCGGCATGCTGGCGCAATCACCACCGACCGACGCCGACGTCGCCACCGGCACCGGGCCATCGGCCGGGCGGCCTGCCGCAACGAGGTCGGCCAGCGCCTCGGTGAAGGCCGACCCCGCCCTGGCAGCGCTGGTGCCCCAGGAGATCCGGGACTCCGGCGAACTGGTGGTGGACAGCAATCCCACCCTGCCGCCCATGTCATTCAAGGCCGATGACGGCACGGTCGCCGGCGTCGATGCTGACCTGGCGAAGGCCATCGCGGGTCGGCTCGGGCTGAGGCCCCAGGTGCAGCCGTACTCACTGGACGGATCCAGCTGGCACGTCATTGGCAGGTCGCTGGGCGATGCCGACATCTCCGTGTCGAATTCGGTGATCACGGCGTCCAGCAGGTGGAATTGGAAGAACGTGCAGTACATGAAGACCGGATTGCGATGGATCGTGCGCGCAGGCAATCCCACCGGCTTCAATGCCGATCGGCTCTGCGGGCATGCCCTGCAATATGAGGCCAACTATGACGAGGGTGGAAACCGCCCATCCATCGCGGCCGCGCACGTGGCGCAGCGGGTCAAGGAGTGCGCCAAGTTGGGCCTGCCCGAAGCCCACGCCAATGGAGTCCACAATGTGGATGAGGAGGCCACCGCCGTGACCGACGGCAGCGTCGAGGCGGCCGTGATGGAATCGCCGGCCGCCGAATATGTGGTGGCACGCAGCAATGGCGCACTCGAGCTGGCCGGCACCAGTGGGAGGCAACCGTCTATGGAATTCAGCTGA
- a CDS encoding ABC transporter substrate-binding protein: MFISRFRRAAAVGLAAVTALSATACSGSSSSSSSSASSALPSVSADSTLVNQVPEKFKTKGTLQVGTNATFAPIEFMAEDGKTIVGLDADLSKAVASKLGLQVQMQQAEFGTIILGVTSGKFDMGASGFTINSERIQQVNMVQYMKAGLRWAVQNGNPKKVDVNELCGRTVSVQRDTVSADQLAEKAKACTDAGKAAITQVVEDDQSKTTTDLNSGKSDAMLADSPIVDYAIEQSNGSLEALGDMYDAAPYGIVLAKGDTDMANLVSKALASLKQDGTYQKILDKWGNSAGGVDDFAVNPTVS; this comes from the coding sequence ATGTTCATTTCGCGCTTCCGTCGTGCGGCTGCGGTCGGCCTGGCCGCCGTCACCGCATTGTCCGCCACTGCCTGTAGCGGTTCCTCGTCGTCGTCCAGCTCATCCGCGAGCTCGGCGCTGCCCTCGGTGAGCGCAGACTCCACCCTGGTGAACCAGGTGCCCGAGAAGTTCAAGACCAAGGGCACCCTGCAGGTGGGCACCAACGCCACCTTCGCGCCGATCGAGTTCATGGCCGAGGACGGCAAGACCATCGTCGGCCTGGACGCCGACCTGTCCAAGGCCGTGGCGTCCAAGCTCGGACTGCAGGTGCAGATGCAGCAGGCCGAGTTCGGCACCATCATCCTGGGTGTCACCTCCGGCAAGTTCGACATGGGCGCCAGCGGCTTCACCATCAACTCCGAGCGCATCCAGCAGGTCAACATGGTGCAGTACATGAAGGCCGGACTGCGCTGGGCGGTGCAGAACGGCAACCCCAAGAAGGTTGACGTCAACGAACTGTGTGGCCGCACCGTCTCGGTGCAGCGCGACACGGTCTCCGCCGACCAGCTGGCCGAGAAGGCCAAGGCCTGCACTGACGCCGGGAAGGCCGCCATCACCCAGGTGGTCGAGGACGACCAGTCGAAGACCACCACCGACCTCAACAGCGGCAAGTCCGACGCGATGCTGGCCGACTCGCCCATCGTCGACTACGCCATCGAGCAGAGCAATGGCTCGCTGGAGGCCCTCGGCGACATGTACGACGCCGCCCCCTACGGCATCGTGCTGGCCAAGGGTGACACCGACATGGCCAACCTGGTGAGCAAGGCCCTCGCCTCGCTGAAGCAGGACGGCACCTACCAGAAGATCCTCGACAAGTGGGGCAACAGCGCCGGCGGAGTCGATGACTTCGCGGTGAACCCGACTGTCAGCTGA
- a CDS encoding ABC transporter substrate-binding protein produces the protein MSRSSLRIATAGLAAVTLLSTAACSGSSSSTSSSSTSALPSVSADANLSGQVPQKYKSKGTLEVGMDASYAPNEFVAEDGKTIVGLDADIVNAVAARLGLKTERVNADFGTIILGVSSGKFDLGASSFTINTVREEQVNMVQYMKAGTAWAVLKGNPKKIDVDNVCGQTVAVQKDTTQVDDLNARSKKCTDVGQPAVTQVVEVQQSKVTADLVSGKADAMLADSPVINYAIQQQGDQLERLGDMYDAAPYGLLVAKADTDMADLVSRALTSLKDDGTYKAILDKWGNASGSVDDYPVNPSVGG, from the coding sequence ATGTCCCGCTCGTCCCTGCGTATTGCCACTGCCGGCCTGGCGGCAGTCACGCTGCTGTCCACCGCCGCCTGTAGCGGGTCGTCATCATCGACCTCCTCGTCGTCGACATCCGCCCTGCCGTCGGTGAGCGCCGACGCCAATCTGTCGGGCCAGGTGCCGCAGAAGTACAAGTCCAAGGGCACCCTGGAAGTGGGCATGGACGCCAGCTATGCGCCCAATGAATTCGTCGCCGAGGACGGCAAGACGATCGTCGGGCTCGATGCGGACATCGTGAACGCGGTGGCAGCACGCCTCGGACTCAAGACCGAGCGCGTCAATGCCGACTTCGGCACCATCATCCTGGGGGTCAGCTCGGGCAAGTTCGACCTGGGCGCCAGCTCGTTCACCATCAACACGGTGCGCGAGGAACAGGTGAACATGGTGCAGTACATGAAGGCCGGTACCGCCTGGGCCGTGCTGAAGGGCAATCCGAAGAAGATCGACGTCGACAACGTCTGTGGCCAGACCGTGGCCGTGCAGAAGGACACCACCCAGGTGGACGACCTCAACGCGCGCTCGAAGAAGTGCACCGACGTCGGCCAGCCCGCCGTCACCCAGGTGGTGGAGGTGCAGCAGTCCAAGGTGACTGCCGACCTGGTGAGCGGCAAGGCCGATGCGATGCTGGCCGATTCGCCGGTGATCAACTACGCCATCCAGCAGCAGGGCGATCAGCTCGAGCGCCTCGGCGACATGTATGACGCCGCGCCCTATGGACTTCTCGTGGCCAAGGCTGACACCGACATGGCCGACCTGGTGAGCCGGGCGCTCACCTCGCTGAAGGACGACGGCACCTACAAGGCGATTCTGGACAAGTGGGGAAATGCCTCCGGCTCGGTTGATGATTACCCGGTGAACCCCTCAGTCGGTGGCTGA
- a CDS encoding amino acid ABC transporter permease: MSAGTTAQTAEKRPGRIDAVPVRHPWRWVAVAFIAVLVAMVVHSFVTNPRWDWASTFEFLFRPPIIEGLIKGTILGTVIAMIIGVGLGVLLAVLRLSKNPVLKYASAGFTWFFRAIPRYVLLTILGVGLIYLYPTIDIGIPFGQQISHWLGLGWDMTWWHIDMRNVSSGIGIGALGLGLSESAYMAEIARAGIVSVDDGQTEAAEALGMSHRKTMRRIVLPQAMRVIVPPTGNEFIAMIKDTSLLAAIPVGMELFYQATIIANRTYKVMSAYVAATIWYLVVCSVLMFLQSLLEKRFGRGFSNGDDELNPRARRLLQKTGEH, encoded by the coding sequence GTGAGCGCGGGCACAACCGCACAGACAGCCGAGAAGCGGCCCGGCCGTATCGACGCCGTTCCCGTGCGTCACCCCTGGCGCTGGGTCGCCGTGGCATTCATTGCCGTGCTCGTCGCCATGGTGGTGCACTCCTTCGTCACCAACCCGCGATGGGACTGGGCCAGCACCTTCGAGTTCCTGTTCCGTCCCCCGATCATCGAAGGCCTGATCAAGGGCACCATCTTGGGCACCGTGATCGCGATGATCATCGGCGTCGGGCTCGGCGTGTTGCTGGCCGTGCTGCGGCTCAGCAAGAACCCGGTGCTCAAATATGCGTCGGCCGGCTTCACGTGGTTCTTCCGGGCGATCCCGCGCTATGTGTTGCTGACGATCCTCGGCGTGGGGCTGATCTACCTCTATCCCACCATTGACATCGGCATTCCCTTCGGCCAACAGATCTCGCACTGGCTCGGCCTGGGCTGGGACATGACCTGGTGGCACATCGACATGCGCAATGTGTCCAGCGGCATCGGCATCGGTGCGCTCGGGCTGGGCCTGTCCGAGTCGGCCTACATGGCCGAGATCGCGCGCGCCGGCATCGTTTCGGTGGATGACGGCCAGACCGAGGCCGCCGAGGCCCTGGGCATGAGCCACCGCAAGACCATGCGCCGCATCGTGCTGCCGCAGGCGATGCGCGTGATCGTGCCGCCCACCGGCAACGAGTTCATTGCCATGATCAAGGACACCTCGCTGCTGGCCGCCATCCCGGTGGGCATGGAGCTGTTCTACCAGGCCACCATCATCGCCAACCGCACCTACAAGGTGATGTCGGCCTACGTGGCCGCCACCATCTGGTACCTGGTGGTGTGCTCGGTGCTGATGTTCCTGCAGAGCCTGCTCGAGAAGCGCTTCGGACGTGGGTTCTCCAACGGCGACGACGAACTCAATCCCAGGGCCCGACGGCTGCTGCAGAAGACGGGAGAGCACTGA
- a CDS encoding amino acid ABC transporter ATP-binding protein codes for MSQDNASRSTGSSSSRGEVAAVNAVNVHKFFGRTHVLKGIDMEVAPSEVVCLIGPSGSGKTTFLRCINQLEEIDGGRIWVNGDLMGYYEKNGRLHVLDDAAKARQRRPIGMVFQRFNLFPHMTAVQNIIEAPTQVLGVSKADATSEAMNLLDQVGLADRAENYPSQLSGGQQQRVAIARALAMHPKLMLFDEPTSALDPELVGDVLKVMRDLAEEGMTMVVVTHEMAFARDVADRVVFMDAGKVVEEGTPDQVINHPSQERTQQFLSRMVADPHV; via the coding sequence ATGAGCCAGGACAACGCGTCACGCAGCACCGGATCGTCGTCGTCACGAGGCGAGGTGGCCGCGGTCAACGCGGTGAACGTGCACAAGTTCTTCGGCCGCACCCATGTGCTCAAGGGCATCGACATGGAGGTGGCGCCCAGCGAGGTGGTGTGCCTGATCGGGCCCTCCGGCTCGGGCAAGACCACCTTCCTGCGCTGCATCAACCAGCTGGAGGAGATCGACGGGGGCCGCATCTGGGTCAACGGCGACCTGATGGGCTATTACGAGAAGAACGGGCGCCTGCACGTGCTGGACGACGCGGCGAAGGCTCGCCAGCGGCGTCCGATCGGCATGGTGTTCCAGAGGTTCAACCTGTTCCCGCACATGACCGCAGTGCAGAACATCATCGAGGCACCCACCCAGGTGCTCGGCGTCTCCAAGGCCGACGCCACGAGTGAGGCGATGAACCTGCTCGACCAGGTGGGCCTGGCCGATCGTGCCGAGAACTATCCCTCGCAGCTGTCGGGTGGCCAGCAACAACGCGTGGCTATCGCCCGCGCCCTGGCGATGCACCCCAAGCTGATGCTGTTCGACGAGCCGACCTCGGCGCTCGACCCCGAGCTGGTGGGTGATGTGCTCAAGGTGATGCGCGACCTGGCCGAGGAGGGCATGACCATGGTGGTGGTCACCCACGAGATGGCCTTCGCCCGTGATGTCGCCGACCGTGTGGTGTTCATGGACGCCGGCAAGGTGGTGGAAGAGGGCACGCCCGACCAGGTGATCAACCACCCCAGCCAGGAGCGCACCCAGCAGTTCCTCAGCAGGATGGTTGCCGACCCGCACGTGTGA
- a CDS encoding PadR family transcriptional regulator, which yields MRYYFMIQEDPRSGGPGPRGHHGHGGCGGRRDFDGPRGRDFGPRGGDFEGPRGGGDLEGPRDGFGRRGGRPGFGGRGEGDPRGRGEAGGFGGDGFGGPEFGPGFGPGPRGPRGGMGFGPRGPHHGHHGRGKGRRGDVRAAVLNLLNEQSMTGYQLMGAIEEKSQGLWKPGPGSIYPALQLLADEGLITLTGADEAGKKPYAITDEGKKYLAEHPEQTKAPWDRVTRDLQGVLSLRPELEQLAAAVRQAATVAAEGQQAKVKDVLTRARKEVYRILASDEDDAGTNTPDGDSNN from the coding sequence ATGCGTTATTACTTCATGATTCAGGAAGATCCAAGGTCGGGCGGCCCCGGTCCCCGTGGCCATCACGGCCATGGCGGTTGCGGCGGACGTCGGGACTTCGACGGACCTCGCGGCAGGGACTTCGGCCCCCGCGGCGGCGACTTTGAGGGTCCCCGCGGTGGCGGCGACCTTGAGGGTCCCCGTGACGGCTTCGGTCGTCGGGGTGGACGCCCGGGCTTCGGCGGACGCGGTGAGGGAGACCCCCGTGGCCGCGGCGAGGCCGGTGGCTTCGGTGGCGACGGCTTCGGCGGCCCCGAGTTCGGTCCCGGCTTCGGCCCCGGTCCGCGCGGCCCGCGTGGCGGCATGGGCTTCGGCCCCCGTGGACCCCACCATGGCCATCACGGCCGTGGCAAGGGACGTCGCGGCGACGTGCGCGCCGCCGTGCTGAACCTGCTCAACGAGCAGTCGATGACCGGCTACCAGCTGATGGGTGCCATCGAGGAGAAGTCGCAGGGCCTGTGGAAGCCCGGCCCCGGCTCCATCTACCCGGCGCTGCAGTTGCTTGCCGACGAGGGCCTGATCACCCTCACCGGCGCCGATGAGGCGGGCAAGAAGCCCTATGCCATCACCGACGAGGGCAAGAAGTACCTTGCCGAGCACCCCGAGCAGACGAAGGCTCCCTGGGACCGCGTCACCCGCGACCTCCAGGGTGTGCTGAGCCTGCGTCCCGAGCTCGAGCAGCTCGCCGCGGCCGTGCGCCAGGCAGCCACTGTGGCCGCCGAGGGTCAGCAGGCCAAGGTCAAGGACGTGCTCACCCGAGCCCGCAAGGAGGTGTACCGCAT